The following DNA comes from Solea senegalensis isolate Sse05_10M linkage group LG10, IFAPA_SoseM_1, whole genome shotgun sequence.
TCAGTTCAAAGATAGACAGAAATGCCTCTGAGGTTTGTTGTGGCAAAATCTTAACAATAGTGAGTGTAGAACTAAGGACACAAGAACAGGAACAAACAGCAGAGAGCATCAAGGCTGTCTGTGCAGTAGTTCAGGGTAAAGGAGTCACTGTTTGGGGTTTAATCGCCCGGAATTGCCCTCTGATTGGTTAAACAGAGGTGAGAGTCTGTTGATACCAggcatagagacaaacaatggAACCTTGGAGGGAAAGTTAAgacacatgttgttgttgcaggtGTGTTTCAAGGCTATATGGGGACATTCTTGTAATTAGTTCATACATATGAGTTTGTACTGCCATTTTCTattgaaataataaagaaatgagATTCAAGATATTATTGCAATGAGAATAAGTGTCTGCACTTTTGGTGGTCAGAAACACCGCAGAGAGGATACTTTTCTTATCTTTATTTAATCATAATAAGTCACAAGGAAAGATGCATCTCCCCACTTTggcacattaaaaaataaatcacaaggactCTATGTTGGTGGGTTAGACAGGATTTTCAATGAGTGATAATATCATAATGTCCCATCACTCATTTATTACCTGCACTGCGATGCATTTACAGCTAATAAAGCACACGGGACAAAACTGTTTTCCCAGTTAATTGAATATGATTAATTGATTTAGACTCTTGTGTCATGCGATACCAATAGTGTCACgcgtgtttctgctgctgagcATCAAGATGATGAGGGCAGTGTGAGTGACACTGATCCTTGAATCCATGTGTGTGATTTGAGGTTTTGGGATTTCAGGCTGTCTGACGTTACAGGTTTGGAAAGGACCGGAGTGCAGACTGAAGACGCAGTGTGTAATGTAACTGACACAGAGTGGCAACAAGTCTGAGCACAATGGGGTCGTTCTCAAGACAAAGACTCATTTGACAACtgcaaaacacaattaaattaCACTAAATGTATACACATCACAGGTTTATGCACACAACatcttaataaaatatatttattatccAGTCTCTACTATaccaaattaattaaattactCCACTAATCCCCATATCCATTATGAAgcatgtatgtctgtgtgtattactAAATGATGAAACACtaaatcatgaaaataaatagataccATAAGATGTTACTAATGTTTgcatccatttatttaaatattcagtctGTGATGATTGTAAAGGATAAACTGACTGAATCCAAAATAAGCAGAGATCCAGATTATTTTtagaaaaaaggagaaacaaatttatttacaaaaacaaacaaaatcaagccaaaggaaaaaaaaccacaactaAGGGGGCATTAGGGCCATTACCACACAGAGTAGATGTGACACATTGGCAACTGTGGATCCAGAAACCAGAGTTTAAATAGCAGAAGTAAACGAGGAGATGAGTTGCAGGTGAGTGGCTCAGAAGCTCTGCCCCGCCCACCTGGAAAACAGAGaactttaacaaaataaaggaCAGGAACTGACCCCATGACACAGTCTATATTAAAATAACTGAACACTGGacttacatttaacattttgacCAACTTGTATAATAAGATTATATTTAATATCATATTTAAACTTCAAACACACAGTCtgttttatttggtgtcctTTTATGATGCAGTCCTCCAGGACACACATGTGGCAATAAACATGTGAAAACCTTGTTGCTGTCTTCTTGAATGTTTTCTTGCAGATCCTTTGCTGGAGCATGATCTCCAGTCAGACGAGAGCCATGAACACGTCCATGACCAAAGTCAACCGGTCAGCTCCACATGTCATGCACTCTGCACAACAAAGTGCATACCTGCACATGCATGTGAGCACCAacttatttatagttttttgtttttttttcttcctgtgtttatgtatgtttcttgtgtcttcttgtctgtGGTTTTAGGTTCAGGCCACAGTGCATGTGATGATACGTGGGAAGAGATTCAAAGTAAAAGAACCATCAGAGCAGAGAACGAAGTGGAGGCCAACAAACTGGTCAACAACTACAGGGTAAGAAGACGCCCGGAGCAAGTTTTCCTCCTCTAATGCACAGAGGTTTGAGTTCTGCTGCGATGATATACTGATGTTTAacgtgtgtgttcctgtgtgtcagTTTGGTTTCCGGAAATGGAAGAGCCACGTGACCGAGCGTCCGTTTGAAGTCCGGTCAGAGGTCGTGAAAGAGCTCTACTCTGAGCTGAACATCATCAAACCACAACCAggtttggttttattgtttaagatggatggatggattgattgaCTGACCTAGTCAGATTTATCCACAACCACTGTGGCACCTCCTGCCTGCTTAATGACAAtgtttcaaacattttgtctcttgctatttatttatttatttatttttttttaaatggcatttTTGAAAAGCTTATCAATATTTTGTTCAACACATCTACGGTATGTTTCAGTAGAGTTACTGCAGTTGTTGGGAGGAAATTATTTTAATAGTTCTCTTAAATATTCATTGACATAGTCAATGAATTAAAAAGGTGTGTATACTGATATTAAAACCTTGTCTGCACATCTATtagaaatcctttttttttattggtacATTCTGTTTCTATGTATGtttaaactgtcaaattaaCCTGTGATTGTTAGCTCCCTCCCAACAGGTGGAGACTAATTATTGTGATTGCCAGCACATGTGTCAAGTAGGAGTGGCCCACATTATAAATgagtgtcactgtcacagtgtgCCTGATGGCTGAAACGTCATCACTTTCAGTAAAAATcttatgtgtgtgagtgtgcaagaccccttttttattttaacataattaCTGAGTAACTGCCTGGTCCTActgtgcaccttttttttttcacttctgaaCATGTTTCTCAATCACTAACTGCCTCTTCCTGACCACACGGATCTGCACTCTGTTGTTGATCTCATCCTCATAAAATCAAGTGAGAGCCACATAAGGTCTGCTACCACGTCACCAGATCTCAGCAATTCACATGAGATCCACTTTTATTGTTACCGAAAGAGACAATTGttgtaaaaacaatgaaactatGTATCCTCAACAATTATCCCCAGCAACAGCaattaaacatacacacaatatgtggactgagaaaaaaaaaggaaatatatcAGACAAACTCCTTGAGACTCCAAAaagacatatttatcaaatggTGGAGCCCTGACATGGGAAAACTATTACAATGAGGAATccaatttacatttatttgataccctctttcctttttaaatgaatgtatttatttatgtggctCTCTCTgctatctttgtttttgttcccttttgttttgttttgttatatgtCCATGTGTATATCACTGCACTGTCAAACGAgtaaacagctgctgtttgcatgagttaaaaaataatgaatctaGTATGTAAATTATATGTAAGATCGTGGAGAATTAATGAGTCTTTCACTCAtggatttctctctttttttcttctccctggAATTAGGTCGTCTAATCACATGTGGAAATGTCCTGTATGTGTTTCTCTTTGGTTGGTGGGTCTCACTGGCATATTTCCTGGTGGGATTGCTTAtgttcatcactgtcactggaGTACCATATGGTACGTGAGCTAACACGAGATTACTGTGAGGTTTGTGAACACTAGCGATTCCCCTCATTCGTCTCTTTCTCTATCTTCAGGGAAACTTTGCTGGAAGTTGTCCTGCTACTTCATGTGGCCTTTTGGCAAGACAATCCACGAGGTAATGTTGGGattgtgatgttgtgtgtgttttttctgccaTTCTCTACCAAGAGAAATTAGGTACTTTCCTCATTGTCCTGCCCTAATCCGTCATGAAAGCAGAACCTGTGGTCATGAAAGCAGCAACAGAACAAGGTTACAACACGAGCCCTTGGCAGCAGTTTCTTATGACGATACATGTACGAAAAACAGTGCTGTGATGAGCTCCAGTGCAGAACTTCTTGTTCTTGCTTGTGTTCTCCCCCTGTGTTTTTCGGGTTctccatacatccatccatacatcttCTACCGTTTTATCAGGGAAttaactggacctttaagtggaGACTTTGCCCATAGGTTTGAATGTGATAGTGAATTGGCTTGCATTGGCCCCCCTCCCCCAACCATGAACCCAGacaagtggtagaagatgaatgaatgaatgtgatgaaGCACACATTGCCCTGGTTGTGTGTTTCCAGATTGGAAATACGTTGAGGAGATGCTGTGAACGAGCACCAGACTGTGAATGCAACATAGATAATGTGGATGAAAACTGCCCAGTTCTGCTACCTTCACCCACAGAGGTGATGGAGATCCCAGAACAACGTCCTATCACTCCCATCTGGGTAAGAACACACATGATGACCACTGTGTGCACTGAGTCACTCATATCTGACgcatgttgggtttttttttagcatcgTATCTCCACATACGTGTGGTTGCTGTTGGGATACCCTCCCATGGTGGTCATCCATTCCCTGGCCTGCTTCTTCTCCTGGATCCTGATCTTCACTATCCCAGTTTCGAAGATGAATGCACGGACCATGACGGTCATTCTCCTCCTGCCTCCTGAGgatgtttctgtttcctcttgCTTACGGAGGAAGGCGAGTGAGAGAATTGGCACATATCAGCCAAAGCACACTAACTATACACCAACCCCACATGAATCAGTGTTGGTTTGTTTCTTATGAGCCTGTTTTACGTATTAATATGTCTGTTTTTACTCGACCTGTAGAATCAAAGCTATGAGACCAGAGCACTTCTGTGCTGTTACCATGCTGTGAACTGGTACTACTACAAGTACACTGTTGATGGGATCAACGTGTTTGCTGTCAGtatcctttttttaatgtgtcacctggagtttgtgtgtgtgtgtgtgtgtgttacacatgAAGACATGTTCTCTTCTTTGACTCACCCTGCCAGACCTTCTCCCTCTGGTCATAGTTGCCATAGTAATTGGATATATTGACAAAGATAACCAGTACGCCGGCTCTGCAGTCAAGTTCGCCATAGCACTTAGCTCCATGATACCTCTGTCGTATTACATTGGTATGGGCATTGCCAGGTGAGCTGTTTTCATTAACTTTACACACATGTTAAGTCGCCTTAGATAAAATATTTCCCACATgctaaagctccagtgtgtaagaataatgacatctaatggcTGAGACTACAGTTCTAGCACAGCTTGGCTCTTCTCGGTTTGGTACCAGATTTTCCATTACTTGaaagtacctcctcaatgtagATGGGGTTGTCATAGCACGGCTGTGTGAAACTGCCAtgacgacacaaacacacaaactagcgacggacaaagcagttgttttgggtgtactgaatcattagaatcagttcattaaaaaagattagttcagtactttctGCATGGCCCGAGtgcagactccatctgacacagtcactgaactgaaaaacgACTGAACAGTGCTGTCGCTATATACATCAGACTCTTTGGTTAAATATTgggattttagacatttccttacTAAATTTTAGAGATTAAGGCATgtcttcaggatttttaagtctttttaactgatctacaattgaGCATTGCTCTGTTTGATTCTTGTATTGGATGATGTTGTGCTTacgactcttcctgtgacgataCTCTCTGACCTGTCGGTGCCCGGCAGTCTgtcaacatcacattttagtatcggctcggctcgcttggaacctcgctaaagcaccaggtaccaggtactatcaataatggaaaagcaaaaaaaccaGAGGAGAGCCGAGTCATGCTAACACTGTATAATGTAAAAGTGccatttgtaataaaaaaggAGAGTACTCCGCTCATGCCTCATGCCAGGGAAccacggtggccttcacataccagaaaggatgttatTCTCCTTCATTTACATAGTAAATTTGTCTGTAAACATCATATATCACAGGCTGATTTTAAATCAATTGTGAGGCAAAGTAACGGCATGAAATTGCTAAGAATGCGGCCGTGAATTTCAACACCCCCTCATGATTCTTACATGATGCCATTAAGCACATTCATGCTGAAATGCTGACTACTGaataaaaggaaaggaaaagaaataccTGGACACAGCCAACACTGAAGAAGAGATGAAGTGAATGTTAACACATTACTGCATCAGGACATCAGTGTGAAAGCtcacatttacagaaaacaggttaaaaacatattaaaaaaaggcCTTGACGCTCTTCAAAAGTGATATATCCTATTACAGATAGTAATTATACTAGTTGTATTGTATTCAGCCTGTAAACCCTTctaaatatcacacactggacctttagcaGAGTAACCGTCGATTTCCTTCAAATGACTGTGGATTATTTTTGCATTGGCAGCATCTCAGCGCAGAGTAACTTTGCAGTGGGTGCAGTGGTGAATGCTACCTTCGGCTCCATCACAGAGCTGACCTTTTATATCACAGCTCTGCTCAGAAGTCACCAGGAATCTAACACGTGTCTGCAGGAGGTGGTAAAAGCTGCGCTGACTGGCACGCTGCTCGGCTGCATTCTCTTTATTCCTGTGAGTCAATTTCTGTAATTAATGACCTCAACTATGTGCCTCACCCACTGTGagtgattatgtttttttgtttagagTTGCATATCAGTCCACTTCCTGAAAAGCCAGATTTCAACCTGTAGGTTTAAAATATCATTAAACTAATATTAATGCCCCCAAATCACacactactgctactactaataatataatataaaataattttatttatgtaatccTTGCAAATACTCGATGGGACATAACTTGCACTTTACTGTTTGATACTGTTATCCATCcatagtgatttttttgttttgttgtttactggatgttgtttttaggtgtgtgtgtgtttgttttgttacttttatatttattttctcctgtGCCCATAAGATGAGGCCAGTCTTATTACTTGCACTACTttatgaaacacttttttttaaatgtatttatttgggAGCTCTTTCACATTTcaataatgacatttataaGATACACATCACATgcatatcaaaataaataatatattgatTCAAAACTTCGCATTAAGTCTGATCTAAATAAGAATCTCTTTTTCTGGAGCTGTCCCTATCATTTTACCTTCAGTAATAAACTGAGCATTTGGACAAAACAATGCCACACATATTCACTCATCTTTGAAGATACACTTCTTATACATACACAGTTTCTGTAAGCAATTACTACTTGTAATGACAATGTCCATCAGATCAAGTCAGGCCTtgacaaatatatacatatatatatataacatcaAATGGAATATCGATCTGAAAAACGTCAGTTGCGTTGTAATTTTTGGGCAGTCCCAGAACAAATGGTAATGGTTTCCCACATTTTGCCCCACACAGCCTCCAACAACACCTTGATATGTTTTCTGAGGCAGGGGTTGTACTTTGttcttaaataaaatatttaataagaAAAGGAATATGGGATgaactggaaaacaaacaaacaaaaaagcatgtTCCCTTGAAaagcaaaccaaaatgaataaaattagATCACATCAAGCAGCGCTGCGCCCAAACTTAAACGGTTTATCTCAATGTCATCAGATAATCACATATAAACTGATATGAATGTCAACATGAGAATGGACTCTTAAGTTCTGAAGATAATTTATTgaaattaattcaatttaaaagttCAAACTGAACATGAAATACCCAGGAAAACTGTACAAAAATTATGCAATAACTATAAAATTAGGATCAAATCAAAAATAGACCTTAATTATATGATAAAAGTGGCAATAAGTGTACTCTTCTTGTACAAGTGTGTTCCTCAAAGCTGCAGTGGAGTCAGCTGATCTTGTTTCACTGAACAGGAGCCGACCAGTCaccttttattttcagtttggtTCATAGAACAGCTAATGAGTTTTACTCAGCTGATCTCAGAGGCCTTAAAATGTCTCTGACGTAGTCCAGAGCCAGACCGTGGATCACCTTAAAACTAATTCAtgaaattttaaaatgtttcctaaAGCCATGGCCACGCAGTGTGGTGCTGTTAAAATTGAATGTGATGTGATACAGGAACTCCCAGACTAGAGTTTTACTGTAAGTCTGTTCTGAAGTTGTGATTTTGAACTCCTTTGTCCGTGTGCAGGGCATCTGCATGATCATCGGTGGGCTGAGACACAGTGAACAAAGATTCAACAGTCGCTCGACAGGAGTGAGCTCcgctttgcttttcatttcTGTAGGAGGTGAGTCCCCAAAAATCAACAGACTAAAATCTTGTTGTTACATTTTTAGAAATTAGGCACAACACGATGAAGACAAAACAGACGGAAACTAATTTTCATTTCTAGCTGTGTGCTCAGATGGAAATCACCTCAGGAAACTAACTTACTCACATCAGCAGATAAATTTTTCCTTTAAAGACAAAAGAAGCAGTAGCTTCAAACATCTCTACACTATAGCACCACCTACTGGCTGTTTATGTTACAATTTTCTTTTACGTTACTGCTGCTCTCGTTCACTCATCTGTGAGTGGGACCATTCTTACTCCAATCACCTCTGGATTCATTcatgacacataaacacacttttgttCTCACCATCTTGTTTTATAGGTTATTCAGTTTATCAGtgcattaatattaaaaaagtttattttatgaaGAGACAAatcaggtttgtgtgtttttaattctgtGGGACAGCAGAAGTCACAGTGCCTGCTCGAGGAGGTGGCATCTTGAAAAAACTGGCCCAGAGAaatgttttggatgtttttgaACACTTTGTTCCTGAGTTCCTGAGCTCATCTGCAATCTGCCTCATCAATGGCACTGAATGAGGTTTTATGTTGTAAAGTTTGTGTGGCTTTTATGAGAGTTGTATTCATCCAGTTTGACTCTATACTGAAAATGCTCTCATGAAGGCTTTGTAGTAAGCATTTCTGTTTGTGATGTGAGCAAATGAAGAGCTTAAGTGCAATGTGGATGTGAGTATTTGTCCTGGCTGCTGAATGGGGAAGTGCTACCTATGTGTTATTGAATCATAataaattcaattattattgTCCATTAAAGAATGAAGTGGTAATATCATATTTTGTATATAAAAAACGGACAAATAGTAGTCTGGTGTCATAACTACTGTTGTGAAGAGATTCACCAGTTGACCActtaccagctgtcaatcactctggtgtccactcaagtttacattttttacagtctaTGGCTTATATGCTATGGATTAAAGGCATgtgcatgtttacattttatagGCCAGCAGGGTCATTTGTGTGAACATATAATCTGAGGAAGTTCAAATTTTGGTTGCAGGAGTGTGAATAAATTAGGGAAGAACATATTGATTAATCCCAGCGTTTGTTGTGCgtcaaacatttgtttgcacGTATTAAACGGTGTGTGTCCCACCGTTgttcataaaataaatttaaactttaaagaatGACAAAAATAAGAAGATGGTAGTGACATATATAGGTCTGTATCAGTCTAAAAACAACTGTGCCGTATACTGCTGTATCAACGCTCAACTCATGTGTCCCTGCACTGTG
Coding sequences within:
- the LOC122775713 gene encoding low affinity vacuolar monovalent cation/H(+) antiporter-like; its protein translation is MSLPFTQSSCDTSSRRRKPAEHTQDPLLEHDLQSDESHEHVHDQSQPVSSTCHALCTTKCIPAHACSGHSACDDTWEEIQSKRTIRAENEVEANKLVNNYRFGFRKWKSHVTERPFEVRSEVVKELYSELNIIKPQPGRLITCGNVLYVFLFGWWVSLAYFLVGLLMFITVTGVPYGKLCWKLSCYFMWPFGKTIHEIGNTLRRCCERAPDCECNIDNVDENCPVLLPSPTEVMEIPEQRPITPIWHRISTYVWLLLGYPPMVVIHSLACFFSWILIFTIPVSKMNARTMTVILLLPPEDVSVSSCLRRKNQSYETRALLCCYHAVNWYYYKYTVDGINVFAVNLLPLVIVAIVIGYIDKDNQYAGSAVKFAIALSSMIPLSYYIGMGIASISAQSNFAVGAVVNATFGSITELTFYITALLRSHQESNTCLQEVVKAALTGTLLGCILFIPGICMIIGGLRHSEQRFNSRSTGVSSALLFISVGGVFAPTLFSKAYGSLVCDACTNYTAGNAMSSVQFVCHNCHYDLNNGTLFHSHVQPLVYSVCVLLPVAYIIGLIFTLKTHSHIYNIHVGGGQVSGQHGAVVHWSRWRSLIILIMATVLTSACADLATEHIQPILNQPNISQYFIGVTVLAMVPEIPEIVNGIQFALQNNISLSLEVGSCIAVQVCMLQIPILVLFNAFYDVGFVLLFSDLHLWASIFSVIVVNYIFMDGKSDYFQGTALVVVYLILLALYYFAPYPAGC